From the genome of Deinococcus sp. JMULE3, one region includes:
- a CDS encoding M55 family metallopeptidase yields MTERRVVISVDMEGVCGVSSWVQVSPPEFGGLVSGAEYERARERMTLEAAAAAQGALDAGATDVLVNDSHDTMRNLIPELLPDGVRFTSGNDKPLSMVQGVQEAGVVGLLFVGYHARAGSVRGPLAHTWNGFIRDVVVNGVSTGEYGLNALLAGHYGVPVLFASGDDVAMGEITAELGAGVVTVPVKEGLSAFAAAHLHPREAQRRIRDGARRAVEAAGDAAPYVTRWPAHAQVSFNHQARADACERVPGVTRVDAVTVGWHSPDAYHLFQTFRMLAKVAEVRLDG; encoded by the coding sequence ATGACCGAACGGCGAGTGGTGATCAGCGTGGACATGGAAGGCGTGTGCGGGGTGTCGAGCTGGGTGCAGGTCAGCCCCCCGGAATTCGGCGGACTGGTCAGCGGCGCGGAGTACGAACGCGCCCGTGAACGCATGACGCTGGAGGCGGCCGCCGCCGCGCAGGGCGCGCTGGACGCCGGGGCGACGGACGTGCTCGTGAACGACAGTCACGACACCATGCGCAACCTGATCCCGGAACTGCTGCCCGACGGGGTGCGGTTCACGAGCGGGAACGACAAGCCGCTGAGCATGGTGCAGGGCGTGCAGGAGGCCGGTGTGGTGGGCCTGCTGTTCGTGGGCTACCACGCGCGCGCCGGAAGTGTGCGCGGCCCGCTGGCGCACACCTGGAACGGCTTCATCCGGGACGTGGTCGTGAACGGCGTGAGCACCGGCGAGTACGGCCTGAACGCCCTGCTGGCCGGGCATTACGGTGTGCCGGTGCTGTTCGCGTCCGGGGACGACGTGGCCATGGGCGAGATCACGGCGGAACTGGGAGCTGGGGTGGTCACGGTGCCCGTGAAGGAGGGCCTGAGTGCCTTCGCGGCGGCGCACCTGCACCCGCGCGAGGCGCAGCGCCGCATCCGGGACGGGGCGCGCCGGGCAGTGGAGGCGGCGGGCGACGCGGCGCCGTACGTGACCCGCTGGCCTGCGCACGCGCAGGTCAGTTTCAACCACCAGGCCCGCGCGGACGCGTGCGAGCGCGTTCCCGGCGTGACCCGCGTGGACGCCGTCACGGTCGGGTGGCACAGCCCGGACGCGTACCACCTGTTCCAGACGTTCCGCATGCTCGCCAAGGTGGCCGAGGTCCGCCTGGACGGGTGA
- a CDS encoding Mov34/MPN/PAD-1 family protein, producing MPGVPLHLPAALHAALWQHARTHPHHEVVGALGGVQHGETWCVHTLYPLPNIAPDPTREYLADPTYLLRALKAMRAENLDLVGLYHSHPRGPDRPSRTDTRLAAYDVPYLIADLRGGTLRAYLLPEAQEVTLHVTERPE from the coding sequence ATGCCCGGCGTGCCCCTGCACCTTCCCGCCGCGCTGCACGCGGCCCTCTGGCAGCACGCCCGCACCCACCCCCACCACGAGGTCGTGGGCGCACTGGGCGGCGTCCAGCACGGCGAAACGTGGTGCGTACACACCCTGTATCCCCTGCCGAACATCGCGCCGGACCCCACCCGCGAGTACCTCGCCGACCCCACGTACCTGCTGCGCGCCCTGAAAGCCATGCGCGCCGAGAACCTGGACCTCGTGGGCCTGTACCACAGCCACCCGCGCGGCCCGGACCGGCCCAGCCGCACCGACACCCGGCTGGCTGCCTACGACGTCCCGTACCTGATCGCCGACCTGCGGGGCGGCACGCTGCGCGCCTACCTGCTGCCCGAAGCGCAGGAGGTCACGCTGCACGTCACGGAAAGACCGGAATGA
- the map gene encoding type I methionyl aminopeptidase, which produces MSRVPLKSAREIDIMRRAGALVADTFRILAPFVKPGVTLKELDRLAEEHIRKAGAIPAYVGYGPKNNPFPGTICASVNEVICHGIPDARELKDGDIIGVDIGVLLDGYYGDACTTYTVGQVSAEVQGLVDTTRESLKDALDLVKPGARLGDIGHAIQSLAEGRGYGVVREYTGHGIGKRLHEEPTVLHYGARYTGLKLQPGMVFTIEPMINLGRPETRLLADGWTVVTADGSPSAQFEHTVVVTAKGHEILTV; this is translated from the coding sequence ATGAGCCGCGTGCCCCTGAAATCCGCCCGTGAAATCGACATCATGCGCCGCGCGGGCGCGCTCGTCGCCGACACCTTCCGAATTCTTGCGCCGTTCGTGAAACCCGGCGTGACCCTCAAGGAACTCGACCGCCTGGCCGAGGAACACATCCGCAAGGCCGGCGCGATTCCCGCGTACGTCGGGTACGGCCCGAAGAACAACCCCTTCCCCGGCACGATCTGCGCCAGCGTGAACGAGGTCATCTGCCACGGCATCCCCGACGCCCGCGAACTCAAGGACGGCGACATCATCGGCGTGGACATCGGCGTGCTGCTCGACGGCTACTACGGGGACGCCTGCACCACGTACACGGTCGGTCAGGTCAGCGCGGAGGTGCAGGGACTCGTGGACACCACCCGCGAGTCCCTGAAGGACGCGCTGGACCTCGTGAAGCCCGGCGCGCGCCTGGGGGACATCGGGCACGCCATCCAGAGCCTCGCCGAGGGCCGTGGGTACGGCGTGGTGCGCGAGTACACCGGGCACGGCATCGGCAAACGCCTGCACGAGGAACCCACCGTCCTGCACTACGGCGCGCGCTACACCGGCCTGAAACTCCAGCCGGGCATGGTGTTCACCATCGAACCCATGATCAACCTGGGCCGTCCCGAGACGCGCCTCCTCGCCGACGGCTGGACGGTCGTCACGGCCGACGGCAGCCCCAGCGCACAGTTCGAGCACACCGTCGTCGTCACCGCGAAGGGCCACGAGATCCTGACGGTGTGA
- the pulA gene encoding pullulanase-type alpha-1,6-glucosidase — protein sequence MKRLATLLTVALSASAAAQTSLPADTARVHYQRADGAYAGWGLHLWEDTTAQVTWDKPLTQSGRDDFGAYYDIPLKPGAQKVGFIMHKGDDKDPGADLWFDLSRGRELFLKSGSANVAYAKAGPFTVDASKVPVAQAAATPAATAPAAAPAATSAAQPIPKNVLRVRYVRPDGKYDGWGLHAWEDTSAQVEWSKPLPPTGVDAGGAYWDVPLKDGAAKVGFIVHKGDEKDPGADMFADLTKGNEVTVMSGKAEFAYGAPAVLSDPPVPAGVARINYYRPDGKYDGWGLHAWEDTTAQVEWSKPLTPTGTNSFGVYWDVPMKTDWKKLGFIVHNGDNKDPGADQFLTSDMGNQAWIVSGSATVNTTRPDTSVRTVGDLTRAQAVMLSRDLIAVKPEFVQPGAFLTLHAARGGGLKLSAVGVDGGDSLTLEEVEGGLSAALKAKAPYLSGYALLRVRPEDAARIGTALQGQVAVSSVMPDGTVLGATGVQTAWALDDLFAYDGALGAQWQGNTPTLRLWAPTAQDVKLRLTLAGGQETVVPMTRDAKGVWTVRGAQTWRGAAYRYEVKVYAPSTGKVETNLVTDPYSVALTRNSTRSVLVDLNDPATKPQAWDALKKPALRSASDLSFYELHLRDFSAADSTVPAAQRGTYLAFAQAASDGVKHLKALANAGLKAVHLLPTFDIATIEEDKAAWKSTGDLGKFAPNSDEQQKAVTAVKDQDAYNWGYDPYHYMVPEGSYAVNPDQRTLEYRRMVAALNGMGLRVVQDVVFNHTAASGQADRSVLDRIVPGYYHRLNANGAVENSTCCSNTATEHVMMRKLMVDTLVLMAKAYKVDGFRFDLMGHHMVADMQAARKALDALTVQKDGVDGKSIYLYGEGWDFGEVQGGGRGTNATQINLFGQGIGTFNDRLRDAVRGGNPFGGLQEQGFATGLFVLPNGQPVNADRARALRLADQVRIGLTGNLRDYRFTDATGKIVKGSEIGYNGAPAGYAASPREAITYVSAHDNQTLFDAILLKAPASATPAQRTRMQNVANSVVLLGQGLPFSYAGDEMLRSKSFDTDSYNSGDWFNTLDYTGKSNGFGKGLPPAEKNAANWDLYRGLLGNTALKVSSTDVKRAFDHYQEMLRVRYSSTLFRMETGAQVQQGLTFLNVGPQQQPGVIAMKLSGAVSPTNPYRNVVVVFNATGQSVTLSDAALAGLNLSLHPALAASTDATVKTSRASGNSVTVPALTTAVFVGK from the coding sequence ATGAAACGACTGGCGACCCTGCTGACGGTCGCGCTGTCTGCTTCGGCAGCGGCGCAAACATCCCTGCCCGCCGACACCGCGCGGGTCCACTACCAACGTGCAGACGGCGCGTACGCCGGCTGGGGCCTGCACCTCTGGGAGGACACCACCGCCCAGGTCACCTGGGACAAACCCCTGACCCAGAGCGGCAGGGACGACTTCGGCGCGTACTACGACATTCCCCTGAAACCCGGCGCGCAGAAGGTGGGCTTCATCATGCACAAGGGGGACGACAAGGACCCGGGCGCGGATCTGTGGTTCGACCTGAGCCGGGGCCGGGAACTGTTCCTGAAGTCCGGCAGCGCGAACGTGGCCTACGCGAAGGCCGGGCCGTTCACGGTGGACGCCAGCAAGGTTCCGGTCGCGCAGGCCGCCGCTACTCCGGCCGCGACCGCTCCGGCGGCGGCCCCGGCGGCCACCTCGGCCGCGCAGCCCATCCCGAAGAACGTCCTGCGCGTACGCTACGTCCGCCCGGACGGCAAGTACGACGGGTGGGGCCTGCACGCCTGGGAAGACACCAGCGCGCAGGTCGAGTGGAGCAAACCCCTCCCTCCCACCGGCGTGGACGCGGGCGGCGCGTACTGGGACGTGCCTCTCAAGGACGGCGCGGCGAAGGTGGGCTTCATCGTGCACAAGGGCGACGAGAAGGACCCGGGTGCCGACATGTTCGCCGACCTGACGAAGGGGAACGAGGTGACCGTCATGAGCGGCAAGGCCGAGTTCGCGTACGGCGCGCCCGCCGTGCTCAGCGACCCGCCCGTCCCGGCCGGTGTGGCCCGCATCAACTACTACCGCCCGGACGGCAAGTACGACGGGTGGGGCCTGCACGCCTGGGAGGACACCACCGCGCAGGTCGAGTGGAGCAAGCCCCTGACGCCCACGGGCACGAATTCGTTCGGCGTGTACTGGGACGTGCCCATGAAGACCGACTGGAAGAAACTGGGGTTCATCGTGCATAACGGCGACAATAAGGATCCGGGGGCCGATCAGTTCCTGACGAGCGACATGGGCAATCAGGCGTGGATCGTGAGTGGCAGCGCGACCGTGAACACCACCAGGCCCGATACGAGTGTGCGCACGGTGGGCGACCTGACGCGCGCGCAGGCGGTGATGCTGTCGCGTGACCTGATCGCGGTGAAGCCGGAGTTCGTGCAGCCCGGCGCGTTCCTGACGCTGCACGCCGCGCGGGGCGGCGGCCTGAAACTGTCGGCGGTCGGGGTGGACGGCGGCGACAGCCTGACCCTGGAGGAAGTCGAGGGGGGCCTGAGCGCCGCCCTGAAGGCGAAAGCGCCGTACCTGAGCGGCTACGCGCTGCTGCGGGTGCGGCCCGAGGACGCCGCGCGCATCGGGACCGCGTTGCAGGGTCAGGTGGCGGTGAGCAGCGTCATGCCGGACGGCACGGTGCTGGGCGCGACCGGCGTGCAGACCGCCTGGGCGCTGGACGACCTGTTCGCGTATGACGGCGCGCTGGGCGCGCAGTGGCAGGGCAACACCCCGACGCTGCGGCTGTGGGCGCCGACCGCGCAGGACGTCAAATTACGCCTGACCCTGGCCGGTGGTCAGGAGACGGTCGTGCCGATGACCCGCGACGCGAAGGGCGTCTGGACCGTCAGGGGCGCGCAGACCTGGCGCGGCGCCGCCTACCGCTACGAGGTGAAGGTGTACGCGCCCTCGACCGGGAAGGTCGAGACGAACCTCGTGACCGACCCGTACTCGGTGGCGCTGACGCGGAACAGCACCCGCTCGGTGCTCGTGGACCTGAACGATCCGGCCACCAAACCCCAGGCGTGGGACGCGCTGAAAAAGCCCGCGCTGCGCTCCGCGAGTGACCTGAGCTTCTACGAACTGCACCTGCGGGACTTCAGCGCGGCGGACAGCACGGTCCCGGCGGCGCAGCGCGGCACGTACCTCGCATTCGCGCAGGCGGCCAGCGACGGCGTGAAGCACCTGAAGGCCCTGGCGAACGCCGGGCTGAAGGCGGTGCACCTGCTGCCCACCTTCGACATCGCCACCATCGAAGAGGACAAGGCGGCGTGGAAGTCCACGGGAGACCTGGGCAAGTTCGCGCCGAACAGCGACGAGCAGCAGAAGGCTGTGACCGCCGTGAAGGACCAGGACGCGTACAACTGGGGCTACGACCCGTACCACTACATGGTGCCGGAAGGCAGCTACGCCGTGAACCCGGACCAGCGGACGCTGGAGTACCGCCGCATGGTCGCCGCGCTGAACGGCATGGGGCTGCGCGTCGTGCAGGACGTCGTGTTCAACCACACGGCCGCCAGTGGACAGGCGGACCGCAGCGTGCTGGACCGGATCGTGCCCGGCTACTACCACCGCCTGAACGCGAACGGCGCGGTGGAGAACAGCACCTGCTGCTCGAACACCGCCACCGAGCACGTCATGATGCGCAAACTCATGGTGGACACGCTGGTCCTGATGGCGAAGGCGTACAAGGTAGACGGCTTCCGCTTCGACCTGATGGGCCACCACATGGTCGCCGACATGCAGGCCGCCCGCAAGGCGCTCGACGCCCTGACCGTCCAGAAGGACGGCGTGGACGGCAAGAGCATCTACCTCTACGGCGAGGGCTGGGACTTCGGGGAGGTGCAGGGCGGTGGGCGCGGAACAAACGCCACGCAGATCAACCTGTTCGGGCAGGGCATCGGGACCTTCAACGACCGCCTGCGCGACGCCGTTCGCGGCGGGAACCCCTTCGGCGGCCTGCAGGAGCAGGGCTTCGCCACCGGACTGTTCGTGCTACCCAACGGCCAACCCGTGAACGCGGACAGGGCCAGGGCGCTGCGTCTGGCGGATCAGGTGCGGATCGGCCTGACCGGCAACCTGCGCGACTACCGCTTCACGGACGCGACCGGCAAGATCGTGAAAGGCTCCGAAATCGGCTATAACGGCGCGCCCGCCGGGTACGCCGCCAGCCCCCGCGAGGCGATCACGTACGTCAGCGCGCACGACAACCAGACGCTGTTCGACGCGATCCTCCTGAAAGCCCCCGCCAGCGCCACCCCGGCCCAGCGGACCCGCATGCAGAACGTCGCGAACAGCGTCGTGCTGCTCGGGCAGGGTCTGCCGTTCAGTTACGCCGGGGATGAGATGCTGCGCTCCAAGAGCTTCGACACCGACAGCTACAACAGCGGCGACTGGTTCAACACGCTGGACTACACCGGCAAGAGCAACGGCTTCGGCAAGGGCCTGCCGCCCGCCGAGAAGAACGCCGCGAACTGGGACCTGTACCGCGGCCTGCTGGGGAACACCGCCCTGAAGGTCAGCTCGACCGACGTGAAGCGCGCCTTCGACCACTACCAGGAGATGCTGCGCGTCCGGTACTCCAGCACCCTGTTCCGCATGGAGACGGGGGCGCAGGTGCAGCAGGGCCTGACGTTCCTGAACGTGGGACCGCAGCAGCAGCCGGGCGTGATCGCCATGAAACTCAGCGGCGCCGTGAGCCCCACCAACCCCTACCGCAACGTGGTCGTCGTGTTCAACGCGACCGGCCAGAGCGTGACCCTCAGCGACGCGGCCCTGGCTGGCCTGAACCTCAGCCTGCACCCCGCGCTGGCCGCCAGCACGGACGCGACCGTGAAGACCAGCCGCGCGAGCGGGAACAGCGTGACGGTGCCTGCGCTGACCACCGCCGTGTTCGTCGGGAAGTAA
- a CDS encoding DNA translocase FtsK, whose translation MAKARSRGAAPVSRFDGEALGLVLFALGIFLGVTVFMEPAQPGSESFMGQARALLVGWLGWASALLPVVPVAYGTLVFLNRDVGNLTRRVLGGVLVVLSLLALHEVAQPGQAGQLAGLAMTPLVRALSYAAALLPLLTLTLGVEVMLRLSPLSLLKGFFRSISVLLGGGAAQVQGVLESRQEGREAARARVGARQGLANLQREVEGLRRLYPQAPELSGLHDELRAAGRDVRGLDEAGLKNLDRELVAWREVARTFVGNAARDLRADVSAEAPEAGAQVEAVANEVRAGRHDLSAELPSTMASAALERLRRTLVLEVQRLAQRAGRLERDRKAAEKALGKPDAGMLAREVPAHAARAREWAELAEEFTAWRARAAAYVGWPELAAAFDRAPTELAESLAEALGADPDAVMADPSGWRAQLARAQEDARRRAEALAAQPIPDMAPALPTLDFDFGAPLSAAAAVPAPAPAPLWSPPGRTAAAVTEAPALHATVATAVVGAATMGAAAPAVMPAPTPTPAPFNLSPAPATTPAAVEALDWDATPLPAPSGPTTPAPSAPMPAAPFPPVPPTLPPTAQRPAPAYTPEVRPDPVLPGLEDAPAGVDPFSGWDDDDLPFGPASTGPAAPAAQVAPASQITPAVQAAPWESPQPERRAPTPPQTQPPSAPLPLFTGEANARPVQGAIPLARPDEALLDPIPGAALNTEALDISARQRAGLIDETLRHFNLQARVVDYARGPTVTRYEIEPAPGEKISRIAGLANDLARALAVGGVRIEAPVPGKSVIGLEVPNAEREPITFHQAAAAPSFKGSRAKLPIILGKSIDGEMMVGDLAKMPHLLVAGSTGSGKSVCVNTLITSLLFKYLPTELRFLMIDPKMVELTPYDGIPHLVRAVVTNPVDAAGVLLGAVAHMERRYKMMSQVGAKNLEQFNAKMRQVGETELPHLVIIIDELADLMITSPKEVESAIMRLAQMARATGMHLVLATQRPSVDILTSLIKVNVPARIAFAVSSSHDSRTILDALGAERLTGMGDMLFYQPGLVKPIRLQGPYISEVESARIADELRRQVFEDAFVEAYGTDFEGGVEASGPSGDKSNMDFSDPLLRQAAQIAIEEGQGSVSRLQRRLSVGHARAGKLMDMLEAMGIVSKHQGSKPREVLITEADLPEYFGR comes from the coding sequence ATGGCGAAGGCGCGTTCGAGGGGTGCAGCTCCGGTCAGCCGGTTCGACGGAGAGGCCCTGGGCCTGGTGCTGTTCGCGCTCGGGATCTTCCTGGGCGTGACGGTGTTCATGGAACCGGCGCAGCCGGGTTCGGAGTCGTTCATGGGGCAGGCGCGGGCGTTGCTGGTGGGCTGGCTGGGCTGGGCGTCGGCGCTGCTGCCGGTGGTGCCGGTGGCGTACGGGACGCTGGTGTTCCTGAACCGGGACGTGGGGAACCTGACGCGGCGGGTGCTGGGTGGCGTGCTGGTGGTGCTGTCGCTGCTGGCGCTGCACGAGGTGGCGCAGCCGGGGCAGGCGGGGCAGCTGGCGGGGCTGGCGATGACGCCGCTGGTGCGCGCCCTGAGTTACGCGGCGGCGCTGTTGCCGCTGCTGACGCTGACGCTGGGGGTCGAGGTGATGCTGCGCCTGTCCCCGCTGTCGCTGCTCAAGGGCTTCTTCCGCTCCATCAGTGTGCTGCTGGGCGGCGGGGCGGCGCAGGTGCAGGGCGTGCTGGAATCCCGCCAGGAGGGCCGTGAGGCCGCGCGTGCCCGCGTGGGCGCCCGCCAGGGGCTGGCGAACCTGCAGCGGGAAGTCGAGGGGTTGCGCCGCCTGTACCCGCAGGCGCCGGAACTGTCCGGCCTGCACGACGAGTTGCGCGCGGCGGGCCGGGACGTGCGCGGCCTGGACGAGGCGGGTCTGAAGAATCTGGACAGGGAGTTGGTGGCGTGGCGCGAGGTGGCGCGCACCTTCGTGGGGAACGCCGCGCGGGACCTGCGGGCCGACGTGAGCGCCGAGGCGCCCGAGGCCGGCGCGCAGGTGGAGGCGGTCGCGAACGAGGTCCGCGCCGGGCGGCACGACCTGAGCGCCGAGCTGCCGAGCACCATGGCGAGCGCCGCGCTGGAGCGGCTGCGGCGGACGCTGGTGCTGGAGGTGCAGCGTCTCGCGCAGCGGGCCGGGCGGCTGGAACGCGACCGCAAGGCTGCTGAGAAGGCGCTGGGGAAACCGGACGCGGGCATGCTGGCGCGCGAGGTGCCCGCACACGCGGCCCGCGCCCGCGAGTGGGCGGAACTCGCCGAGGAGTTCACGGCGTGGCGGGCCCGCGCGGCGGCGTACGTCGGCTGGCCCGAACTGGCCGCCGCGTTCGACCGCGCGCCGACCGAACTGGCCGAATCGCTCGCGGAGGCGCTGGGTGCCGACCCCGACGCGGTGATGGCGGACCCGTCGGGGTGGCGCGCGCAGCTGGCCCGCGCGCAGGAGGACGCCCGCCGCCGCGCCGAGGCGCTGGCCGCGCAGCCCATCCCGGACATGGCGCCCGCGCTGCCCACTCTGGACTTCGATTTCGGCGCGCCGCTGAGTGCGGCTGCAGCGGTGCCCGCACCCGCCCCGGCGCCGCTGTGGTCCCCTCCGGGACGGACGGCGGCAGCAGTCACCGAGGCACCGGCACTCCATGCGACGGTCGCGACGGCTGTCGTGGGCGCGGCGACCATGGGCGCGGCTGCCCCGGCGGTCATGCCCGCACCGACGCCCACGCCCGCTCCGTTCAACCTCTCCCCTGCCCCGGCGACTACCCCGGCTGCCGTGGAGGCGCTGGACTGGGACGCGACGCCGCTGCCCGCACCATCTGGACCCACGACCCCGGCACCCTCTGCCCCGATGCCTGCTGCGCCGTTCCCCCCCGTGCCGCCGACCCTGCCGCCCACCGCGCAGCGCCCCGCGCCCGCGTACACCCCGGAGGTCCGGCCCGACCCGGTCCTGCCGGGCCTGGAGGACGCCCCGGCGGGCGTGGACCCCTTCAGCGGCTGGGATGACGACGACCTGCCGTTCGGCCCGGCCTCCACGGGACCGGCTGCCCCAGCGGCCCAGGTGGCTCCTGCATCCCAAATCACTCCGGCGGTGCAGGCGGCCCCCTGGGAGAGTCCGCAGCCCGAACGGCGCGCCCCGACCCCGCCGCAGACCCAGCCCCCCTCGGCGCCGCTGCCGCTGTTCACGGGCGAGGCGAACGCCCGCCCGGTGCAGGGGGCGATTCCGCTGGCCCGTCCGGACGAGGCGCTGCTGGACCCGATTCCCGGCGCGGCGCTGAACACCGAGGCGCTGGACATCTCGGCGCGGCAGCGGGCGGGCCTGATCGACGAGACGCTGCGGCACTTCAACCTGCAGGCACGCGTGGTGGACTACGCGCGCGGCCCGACCGTGACCCGTTACGAGATCGAACCGGCGCCGGGTGAGAAGATCAGCCGCATCGCGGGGCTCGCGAACGATCTGGCGCGGGCGCTGGCGGTGGGCGGCGTGCGGATCGAGGCGCCGGTGCCGGGCAAGAGCGTGATCGGCCTGGAGGTCCCGAACGCGGAGCGTGAACCGATCACGTTCCATCAGGCGGCGGCCGCGCCGAGCTTCAAGGGGTCGCGGGCGAAACTGCCGATCATCCTCGGCAAGAGTATCGACGGCGAGATGATGGTCGGGGACCTCGCGAAGATGCCGCACCTGCTGGTGGCGGGCAGCACGGGCAGTGGGAAATCCGTGTGCGTGAACACGTTGATCACCAGCCTGCTGTTCAAGTACCTGCCGACCGAACTGCGCTTCCTGATGATCGACCCGAAGATGGTGGAACTCACGCCGTACGACGGCATTCCGCATCTGGTGCGGGCGGTCGTGACGAACCCGGTGGACGCGGCGGGCGTGCTGCTGGGCGCGGTGGCGCACATGGAGCGGCGCTACAAGATGATGTCGCAGGTGGGCGCGAAGAACCTCGAGCAGTTCAACGCGAAGATGCGTCAGGTCGGCGAGACGGAACTCCCGCATCTGGTGATCATCATCGACGAGCTGGCGGACCTGATGATCACCAGCCCCAAAGAGGTCGAGTCGGCGATCATGCGGCTGGCGCAGATGGCCCGCGCGACCGGGATGCACCTGGTGCTGGCGACGCAGCGGCCCAGCGTGGACATCCTGACCAGCCTGATCAAGGTGAACGTGCCCGCGCGAATTGCGTTCGCGGTGAGCAGCAGTCACGACAGCCGCACGATCCTCGACGCGCTGGGCGCCGAGCGCCTGACCGGCATGGGTGACATGCTGTTCTACCAGCCGGGCCTCGTGAAACCGATCCGCCTGCAGGGGCCGTACATCAGCGAGGTGGAGTCCGCGCGGATCGCCGACGAGCTGCGCCGTCAGGTGTTCGAGGACGCGTTCGTGGAGGCCTACGGCACGGACTTCGAGGGGGGCGTGGAGGCCAGCGGGCCCAGCGGCGACAAGTCGAACATGGACTTTTCAGATCCGCTGCTGCGGCAGGCGGCGCAGATCGCCATCGAGGAGGGTCAGGGCAGCGTGTCGCGCCTGCAACGCCGCCTGTCGGTGGGCCACGCGCGGGCCGGGAAGCTGATGGACATGCTGGAAGCCATGGGGATCGTCAGCAAGCATCAGGGCAGCAAGCCGCGCGAGGTGCTGATCACCGAGGCGGACCTGCCGGAGTACTTCGGTCGCTGA
- a CDS encoding nucleoside hydrolase → MLPRVTKHPLPVILDGDPGLDDAVAWLLALGSPEDLRVLGVTTVHGNVSLDRTTRNAGVTLALAGAAADGVGVYVGADRPLVRPALTAAAVHGDSGLPADGLPDPAREPEAGHAVDFIIRTVRAMPGAVTLIPTGPLTNVALALRLAPDLAPLIREVVWMGGSTAQGNRTPAAEFNALADPHAAHVVFGSGVPLRMVGLNVTMHAVAGPDRIAALRALGTRAGGACAELLTFYADVYRRRYGLDGGALHDPLAVAAAIRPDLLDWQAMPVSVETTEGLNVGRTVCDLYGVTGQPANALVAVGVRDAEFFDLLLERVGRLP, encoded by the coding sequence ATGCTGCCGCGCGTGACCAAGCACCCGCTGCCCGTGATTCTCGATGGTGACCCTGGCCTGGACGACGCGGTGGCGTGGCTGCTCGCGCTGGGCAGCCCGGAGGACCTGCGGGTGCTGGGCGTGACGACCGTGCACGGCAACGTGTCCCTGGACCGCACGACCCGCAACGCCGGGGTGACGCTGGCCCTGGCGGGCGCGGCGGCGGACGGCGTGGGCGTGTACGTGGGCGCGGATCGCCCGCTCGTGCGCCCGGCACTGACCGCGGCGGCCGTGCACGGCGATTCGGGCCTGCCTGCCGACGGTCTACCGGACCCGGCCCGCGAGCCGGAGGCCGGGCACGCCGTGGATTTCATCATCCGCACGGTGCGCGCCATGCCGGGCGCGGTGACCCTGATCCCCACCGGCCCGCTGACGAACGTGGCGCTGGCGCTGCGGCTGGCGCCGGACCTCGCGCCCTTGATCCGCGAGGTCGTGTGGATGGGCGGCAGCACCGCGCAGGGCAACCGCACGCCGGCCGCAGAGTTCAACGCGCTGGCCGACCCGCATGCCGCGCACGTCGTGTTCGGAAGTGGCGTGCCGCTGCGGATGGTGGGCCTGAACGTGACCATGCATGCGGTCGCGGGGCCGGACCGCATCGCGGCGCTGCGCGCCCTGGGCACCCGCGCGGGAGGGGCCTGCGCCGAGCTGCTCACGTTCTACGCGGACGTGTACCGCCGCCGCTACGGCCTGGACGGTGGGGCGCTGCACGACCCGCTGGCGGTGGCTGCTGCGATCCGCCCGGACCTGCTCGACTGGCAGGCGATGCCCGTCAGCGTGGAGACCACCGAGGGCCTGAACGTGGGCCGCACCGTCTGCGACCTGTACGGCGTGACCGGTCAGCCTGCCAACGCGCTGGTGGCGGTGGGCGTGCGCGACGCCGAATTCTTCGACCTGCTGCTGGAACGGGTGGGCCGCCTGCCCTGA
- a CDS encoding AAA family ATPase, which produces MSEIHALHGFIGSGKTTLARTLETQLGALRFTPDEWMTTLHGADPSVAEYPAMLARVRTLMHAQWTRAVTLGVPVILDEGLWTRASRDELRAQAVALGVPLTLHVLPFDPASAWERVATRNDQPGAHYVAPATFELFLPRFQPLTPDEELLQRVVRP; this is translated from the coding sequence ATGAGCGAGATTCACGCCCTGCACGGCTTCATCGGCTCGGGCAAGACCACGCTGGCCCGCACGCTGGAAACGCAGCTGGGCGCGCTGCGCTTCACGCCCGACGAGTGGATGACCACCCTGCACGGCGCCGACCCGTCCGTCGCCGAGTACCCGGCCATGCTGGCGCGCGTGCGGACCCTCATGCACGCGCAGTGGACGCGGGCGGTCACGCTGGGCGTCCCGGTCATCCTCGACGAGGGCCTGTGGACCCGCGCCAGCCGCGACGAGCTGCGCGCGCAGGCCGTCGCCCTGGGCGTGCCGCTGACCCTGCACGTCCTGCCCTTCGACCCGGCCAGCGCGTGGGAGCGGGTCGCCACACGCAACGACCAGCCCGGCGCGCACTACGTCGCCCCAGCCACCTTCGAGCTGTTCCTCCCGCGTTTCCAACCTCTGACGCCCGACGAGGAGCTCCTCCAGCGCGTCGTCCGGCCCTGA